The nucleotide window GCCCGCGTGGATCTCGACGCTCTCGTAGGTCGCGCCGTCGGCGCCCAGCACGCGGATCATCTCCAGCGCGGCGTCCTTGGCGCTCACGCCGGGGCGCAGCTCTCCGGTGAACGTCACCTTGACACTCTCGGGCACGCGCAGCCAGGTCTTGCCGCTCGCCGCCGCCAGGGCGATGTCGGTCGCGCCCATGCCGGTGCCGAAGGCCGCCACCGCGCCGTAGGTCGTCGAGTGACTGTCGCTGCCCAGCACGATCCAGCCGGGGCGCGCGAGCCCCTCTTCCATCAGGACCTGGTGGCAGATGCCGCGCCCCACGTCGAAGAGGCGCACACCGGTCCGGGCGGCGTACTCGCGCGCCTCCTTCTGCGCCTGCGCCACGCTGACGGTGCTCGCCGGGGCCACATGGTCCACGACGATGCTTACGCGCTCGGGGAATCTGGGCACGGCGGCGAGGTCTCGTTCCATGCGCTCGATGAAGCTCTGGGCGATGGAATCGACGACCATCACCTGATCGACCTCCACCACCGCGAGGTCGCCCGCGTACACGGCGCGGTCGCCCCGGCGCGAGAGGATCTTTTCCGCCATCGTCTGTGGGCGGGGAAGGGACGCTGTCATGGCAGACATTGTGCCGCCTCGCGCCCCCCCACACCGTGGCCCGGATTGGACGACCGGGGCGCGGCCGGCCCCCACCCCCGCACCGGGCCCCGGGGCCGGACCCCCTAGACTGCACCCATGACCGCCCTGCGTGTGCTCCTTGTGGACGACAATCCCGCCGATCTCCTCCTGGCCCAGGAGGTGTTTCAGGACCACCCGGACGTGCAGCTCGTCCTCTTCCAGCGCGGCGCCGAGGCGCTGGACTACCTTCAGCACCACGAGGGCCGCCTGCCTGACGTGATCCTGCTCGACATCAGCATGCCGGTGATGACCGGGTTCGAGCTGCTCGAGAAGATCAAACGCGACAACGTGCTGCTGCACATTCCGGTGGTGATGCTCACGACCTCCTCGCATCCGGGGGACGTCGAGCAGGCCTATACCCTGCACGCCAACTCCTACCTCGTGAAGTCCGAGAGCTTTCCCGAATTCATGGGTCAGGTCGACACTTTCGTGAACTACTGGCAGCAGAACCGCCTGATGTACCGCGCCCACCAGCCGGGCTGAGCGCGCGCGGGCGGCGGGCCGGTATGCTGCCTGCCGATGGACGGCCTACACATCCTCTTGGTCGACGACAGTCCAGGCGAACTGCTCCTGGCGCAGGAGGCCTTCGCGGCCCACGCCGGCGCCGTGCGCCTGACCACCTTCCCAGACGCGCGCGGCGCGATGGCGTGGCTGCGCGCCGCGCCCGGCGACCTGCCCGACCTGATTCTGGCCGACGTGAATCTGCCGGGCCTGAGCGGCCTGGACTGGCTGCGTTCGCTCAAGGAAGATCCGGCGCTGCAGCACATTCCGGTGATCGTGATGTCGGTGGCCGCCCCCCCGAAGCAGATCGCCGAGGCCTACGCGCTGCGGGCGAGCGGGTATCTGCCCAAGGCGCCGGGCTTCCGCGAGTTTCAGAGCCAGATCGATGCCCTGGTGGGGTTCTGGAGTCGCTGCGTATTCGCGCGGCCGGTGGCCTCTCCCACCACCGAGCGGTAGCTCCGGTCCGTCAGGCACTCCACCTGTCCAGTCAGCCCAGCCACGCCGCTGCGATCCACCCATCAAACCCGCGGGCGCTCCCCCGGCCAACCCTGTAGAATTAAGGAGTGATGAAGCAGTTGCGTGTGCTGTTGGTAGACGACAATCCCGAGGATATTTTCCTGGCCCGGGAAGTCTTTCAGGAGCACGAGGCACAGGTGGACCTCGTCACCTGCCAGAGCGCCCCCGACGCGCTGGATTATCTGCGCCGTCACGCCGAAGTGGCGTACCTGCCCGACGTGGTGCTGCTGGACATCAACATGCCCGGTATGAGCGGCTTCGAGCTGCTGCGCGCCCTCAAGGACGACCGCTCGCTCTCGCACATTCCGGTGGTCATGCTCACCACGTCGGGCCACCCGAAGGACGTGCAGGAGGCGTATACCCTCCACGCGAGCTCGTACCTCATGAAGTCCGAGAACTTCCAGGCCTTCATGGAACAGATCGACGCCTTCGTGACCTACTGGCAGCGCAACCGCCTGCGGCACTGGCCCCAGCGCTGAGACCCCGTCCCCCCGTGTCCACGCCTGTACTCCCCTGGACCGACGCGCGCGCCCGCACAGTGCTGCGCGACCTGTTCGCCGCCGCCTGCCGCAGCGCCGACCCCCAGCGGGTGCTGGCCGCCCACCTGCCCCCGCCGCCGGCCGGGCGCGTGGTGGTCGTGGGGGCGGGCAAGGCCTCGGCCGCGATGGCGGCGGCGCTGGACGCCGCGTGGCCCAGTGCGGACCTGCGCGGCGTGGTCGTGACGCGGGACGGTCACGCGCTGCCGGGCGCGGGCGGGCGCATCGAGGTGCTGGAGGCGGCGCACCCG belongs to Deinococcus sp. Leaf326 and includes:
- a CDS encoding response regulator; its protein translation is MTALRVLLVDDNPADLLLAQEVFQDHPDVQLVLFQRGAEALDYLQHHEGRLPDVILLDISMPVMTGFELLEKIKRDNVLLHIPVVMLTTSSHPGDVEQAYTLHANSYLVKSESFPEFMGQVDTFVNYWQQNRLMYRAHQPG
- a CDS encoding response regulator → MDGLHILLVDDSPGELLLAQEAFAAHAGAVRLTTFPDARGAMAWLRAAPGDLPDLILADVNLPGLSGLDWLRSLKEDPALQHIPVIVMSVAAPPKQIAEAYALRASGYLPKAPGFREFQSQIDALVGFWSRCVFARPVASPTTER
- a CDS encoding response regulator yields the protein MKQLRVLLVDDNPEDIFLAREVFQEHEAQVDLVTCQSAPDALDYLRRHAEVAYLPDVVLLDINMPGMSGFELLRALKDDRSLSHIPVVMLTTSGHPKDVQEAYTLHASSYLMKSENFQAFMEQIDAFVTYWQRNRLRHWPQR